The region TGGTGTACCGGTTTTGGCACACAGAACCGTCTGCGGCTCGCCATTGGCCGCGATTTGTTTCTGCCCGTCGGTAAATGCCGCAATCACCGAGTGACTGCTTTCACCCATCGCTTTTGTCGTCCAGAGCGCATTCCTGGCTGGGATGCCATAGGTATTCTGTAGGTCGCCCCTGGAATCCTCACCGACTGTATTTGCCCGGGTAAAGGTCACAAACATTTCCTGCAATTCGTTCTCACTGGGTAAACGCAGCCTGTGATTTGCGCAATAGGTATAGGCATCTCCCCAGCGCGCTGTCTGCGGCGCATGATGAAAAGCGGCAAACAGCGCTGTGCGTGACGGCAGAACCGGAGCCGCAGTGGCCGGACTTTTGAAAGGCACATCCGGCCGATCCGGTTCCGACGGTTCTGCTTCAACGGGCAGCACTGCCGCCGTCAGAAAGTGTTTATTCTGTGCTTTACCTGGTGTGAACAGGTGTTGGTTCGCGCCTGCGATCTTGCGCCCGTCGGCCAACCACAGAAACAGGCTCTCGGATCGGCTTTCCTGCAATCCGTCCGGGTCGTGAAACAGGTAGGTTATCTCCAGCTCATCGCCCTGAGCAGGGTTTAACCCTGGTGCAGAGTTGTTGATGACCTGCAATTGATCTGCAACGGGCGGGCGTCCTTTTACCGTGTTTGTTTGTGCCGTCACCGCAAAGGTCTTCGTGGCAACAACGGCAAACAGCACGCCCGCAGCGCCGCGCAGAGTGAATGAGACATTCTTCAGCATCATTGCCAAATCAATCCGAACGTTGAGCGGTTACACGCAGCAACGACGGAATACGCCGTTGCTGCACTCGGGAGGGCATTAACGCACCTCGACCTGAATTCTACGTTTTTGATCCCCGGCGACAGGTGTATAGGTTTTTCCATTTGCACCCGCAATATTCTGGTACACGCCCGAGCCAATCGCCGTTTCAATCTTCCACTGATAGGTGCCGGCATCACCGGTGCTGCCGTCAGCCAGTTGCACCACTGCGCTGAGATCGGTATCAACCTGTGGGAAGCCGTTGACCGCACCGTCAATTTCTACGGCAACCGGGGTAGAGGCAGATGCCGCCGTCAGCGCATTGGAGGCCACCGCGATACCACTGTCCGGGTCCGTGATAGCCGGATCGGTATGTGGGGTGATAAGCACGGTGATCTTTTTCCCCAGATCGCTCGCCGTAATGGTATAGGTGTCGCTCGTAGCCCCCGAAATATCGGCACCATCGGCTTGCCATTGATAGGTTTTTTGGCCTTCAGCATCGCCATCCGGGTCGCTGAACGTCCCCTGCTGGCTTATCGAGATCACATCACCAATATCGAAAACGCCGTTACTGTTGGTATCTGCGGAGATGATGGTGGACGCCGTGAGTGCTGGCGCCCGACCTTTTACGGTGTCGGTCGGTTCAGACAGGATGGCTAACGCCGGATATGACAACAATAATAAAGCGCTGCTGGCGGTTAAAGCGAAGTTCTTACGTTTCATATGCATGCTCATTAATAAAAATGGGTTAAGGCATTAGCCGGGACAATAAAGGAATTACCGTGATGCTTGTGTTTCCACGCGCAGGGCACGTTTTTGCCATTCCCCGGACACGACATACTCACGTCCTGTCGCCTGGGGAATCGCGGTAAACTGGTGACTTCCCGCGGCGGTTTCCCCCTGCCACTGAAAGTGTTCGGGCTGCGCTTCGCAGGCCATCTCGCCACACATGACAACCGCGGACAGTCGGTCTCCAACCTGAGGATGTTCGGTCAGCGGTGTACCATTGCGCAGCACGTTCACAGCGGTCGCAAAGGGGGAAAAATTGACCGCGACGTGCTGACCGTGGCGATTGATAAGCGCCACAACTTCGCTACGTCCGGCCGTTGAGTTCGTCAGGATCGCCGTCATGACGCCATTCTCATCAGTGGCCTCCTGAGCAGAAACCACCGCGCCATGGCTGGCTTTAATTTTCACCTGCTGCCCGGGTACCGGATTCCCAAACGCATCCCTTACGGTTGCACTGACCTTATTTTCGGCAACACCGTTCGCCGCCGCGTTATCGTCCACGACGCGCAGTTCACCCGGGAAAATCGTGGCACTGCTGGCATCAGCCTGAAATGTCAGCTCAACCTGTTGCACATGCCCGTTGAACATCGCGGACACCACCGATTTACCGGCAATGCGGTTT is a window of Citrobacter sp. Marseille-Q6884 DNA encoding:
- a CDS encoding ZirU family protein; the encoded protein is MKRKNFALTASSALLLLSYPALAILSEPTDTVKGRAPALTASTIISADTNSNGVFDIGDVISISQQGTFSDPDGDAEGQKTYQWQADGADISGATSDTYTITASDLGKKITVLITPHTDPAITDPDSGIAVASNALTAASASTPVAVEIDGAVNGFPQVDTDLSAVVQLADGSTGDAGTYQWKIETAIGSGVYQNIAGANGKTYTPVAGDQKRRIQVEVR